The proteins below are encoded in one region of Candidatus Methylomirabilota bacterium:
- a CDS encoding branched-chain amino acid ABC transporter permease encodes MPPLELLLQQALNGVMLGVMYALIAVGFTLFFGVLDVIHFSHGDIFMLGAFAALSTLLGLAAAGLGAPLVALPLAFVAAILVTGGVGVLAERVCVKPLARSSPLMTLLATLSLGLVIRESVLIFYPRGADPKPFPRLLPQGGFDVGGVSIRWENLAILGIGLAAMVLVDLIIGRTKMGAAIRAVAQDPEAAQMMGVNLDRTVDATFFLGSGLAAVAGILSGLYYSEIHFIMGITGGVIGFSAAAIGGLGNVYGAIVGGLLFGVLQTTAAALIPRGSEFRDVVAFAVVMLFLIFRPRGILGEKSVERV; translated from the coding sequence GTGCCGCCCCTCGAGCTGCTCCTCCAGCAGGCGCTGAACGGCGTGATGCTGGGGGTGATGTACGCCCTGATCGCAGTCGGGTTCACGCTCTTTTTCGGCGTGCTCGACGTGATCCACTTCTCGCACGGCGACATCTTCATGCTGGGCGCGTTCGCCGCGCTCTCGACGCTCCTCGGCCTCGCCGCCGCGGGGCTCGGCGCGCCGCTCGTCGCGCTGCCGCTCGCCTTCGTGGCCGCGATCCTCGTGACCGGCGGCGTCGGCGTCCTCGCCGAGCGCGTGTGCGTGAAGCCGCTCGCGCGCTCGTCGCCGCTCATGACGCTCCTGGCGACGCTCTCGCTCGGCCTCGTCATCCGCGAGTCGGTGCTGATCTTCTACCCGCGCGGCGCCGACCCGAAGCCCTTCCCCCGGCTCCTCCCGCAGGGCGGCTTCGACGTCGGCGGCGTCTCGATCCGCTGGGAGAACCTCGCCATCCTCGGCATCGGCCTCGCGGCGATGGTCCTCGTGGACCTGATCATCGGCCGGACGAAGATGGGCGCCGCCATCCGCGCCGTCGCGCAGGACCCGGAGGCGGCGCAGATGATGGGCGTGAACCTCGACCGCACGGTGGACGCCACGTTCTTCCTCGGCTCCGGCCTCGCGGCGGTCGCGGGGATCCTGAGCGGCCTCTACTACAGCGAGATCCACTTCATCATGGGGATCACGGGCGGCGTCATCGGCTTCTCGGCCGCCGCCATCGGCGGGCTCGGCAACGTCTACGGCGCGATCGTCGGGGGCCTGCTCTTCGGCGTGCTGCAGACGACGGCGGCGGCGCTCATCCCCCGGGGCTCCGAGTTCAGGGACGTCGTCGCGTTCGCCGTCGTCATGCTGTTCCTGATATTCAGACCGCGCGGGATCCTCGGTGAGAAGAGCGTGGAGCGCGTGTGA
- a CDS encoding branched-chain amino acid ABC transporter substrate-binding protein, translating to MSRTDHRVDLSRRALLRGAAALGLGLAAAPDLVLAQKKAVRLAFIGPLTGGTASNGLGGRNSFLLAVQERNADPKTKYQYETEVLDDECKPTVAVQAALKASSDPAIVAGVTHYCSVTAIATVDTYHKAGMPAMVWGAVLPEITYSHDYVEITRVNGTMINQNNIAADFAVKTLGFRTFALIHDTTDYGRAHAKWFTEFAEKAGGKILSTQGTAKDQKDYTAELTRAKADRPEVVWYGGLTPDGVRVRVQMDKLGVRAQFQGTSGIKSDTFNETAGPSAEGTLAFVEGAPTEKLPGGRRFLEAYAKAGFKEPSEAYGPFAYVAANLVIDAIEAVGPDRAKVAARLKRTKNANTIIGPVEFDAHGQNTVALISKYVSQDGKWVLWEDSEYAAGKRTLPGLKFKKM from the coding sequence ATGTCAAGAACCGACCATCGCGTCGATCTGAGCCGCCGTGCGCTACTCCGGGGCGCGGCGGCGCTCGGCCTCGGTCTCGCCGCCGCCCCGGATCTCGTCCTCGCCCAGAAGAAGGCCGTGCGGCTCGCGTTCATCGGCCCGCTGACCGGCGGCACCGCGTCGAACGGCCTGGGCGGCCGCAACTCGTTCCTCCTCGCCGTCCAGGAGCGGAACGCCGACCCGAAGACGAAGTACCAGTACGAGACGGAGGTGCTCGACGACGAGTGCAAGCCGACCGTGGCGGTCCAGGCGGCGCTCAAGGCGTCGTCCGACCCGGCGATCGTCGCGGGCGTCACGCACTACTGCTCGGTGACGGCCATCGCGACGGTGGACACCTACCACAAGGCGGGCATGCCGGCGATGGTCTGGGGCGCCGTGCTCCCCGAGATCACCTACAGCCACGACTACGTCGAGATCACGCGGGTCAACGGCACCATGATCAACCAGAACAACATCGCCGCGGACTTCGCGGTGAAGACGCTCGGCTTCAGGACCTTCGCGCTCATCCACGACACGACCGACTACGGCCGCGCCCACGCGAAGTGGTTCACCGAGTTCGCCGAGAAGGCGGGCGGCAAGATCCTCTCCACGCAGGGCACGGCGAAGGACCAGAAGGACTACACCGCCGAGCTCACGCGCGCGAAGGCCGACCGGCCCGAGGTCGTCTGGTACGGCGGTCTCACGCCCGACGGTGTGCGCGTGCGGGTCCAGATGGACAAGCTCGGCGTCCGCGCCCAGTTCCAGGGCACGAGCGGCATCAAGTCGGACACGTTCAACGAGACCGCGGGCCCGTCGGCGGAGGGCACGCTCGCGTTCGTCGAGGGCGCGCCGACCGAGAAGCTCCCGGGCGGCAGGCGGTTCCTCGAGGCGTACGCCAAGGCCGGCTTCAAGGAGCCGTCGGAGGCGTACGGCCCCTTCGCGTACGTCGCGGCGAACCTCGTCATCGACGCGATCGAGGCCGTCGGGCCCGACCGCGCCAAGGTGGCGGCGCGCCTCAAGCGGACGAAGAACGCGAACACGATCATCGGGCCCGTCGAGTTCGACGCGCACGGCCAGAACACCGTCGCGCTCATCTCCAAGTACGTGAGCCAGGACGGCAAGTGGGTGCTCTGGGAGGACTCGGAGTACGCCGCGGGCAAGCGCACGCTGCCCGGGCTCAAGTTCAAGAAGATGTAA
- a CDS encoding amidohydrolase family protein, which yields MKNGFRVMDSDLHTMEPDGLWARYLEEPFKKFAPTFVRRAENAPNQPIIRIGDLELGEMSKRPHTAIVGRDLQRRAFARHPHYELAHARGYDPESHVAAMDIEGIDVAILYGTRGRQVLMHDDLEPRVATALARAHNDWTRDFCAHDPARLRFAAQVAFHDVPGAVAEARRAVRELGAVAVIGNPNPIRGRHVHDPEFEPLWDALEELGVPVGFHPTGQSSLHDDIARRYLDHPNGRVIGIAGRNPMELMLAFASLAAGGVLERHPRLRCAFLEGTCGWLPWWLWRLDEAWEKFGPGSEVRISQLPSQYFFRQCYVATDADEKVLRQVVEAVGDDNIVVSTDYPHSDGLFPHAIEEFVGLEGVSEKTKAKILWDNCARLYNLTGLK from the coding sequence ATGAAGAACGGGTTCAGGGTGATGGACAGCGACCTCCACACGATGGAGCCGGACGGCCTCTGGGCGCGTTACCTGGAGGAGCCGTTCAAGAAATTCGCGCCGACGTTCGTCCGCCGCGCGGAGAACGCGCCGAACCAGCCGATCATCCGCATCGGCGACCTCGAGCTCGGCGAGATGTCGAAGCGGCCGCACACGGCGATCGTCGGCCGGGACCTCCAGCGGCGCGCGTTCGCCCGGCACCCGCACTACGAGCTCGCGCACGCGCGCGGCTACGACCCCGAGTCGCACGTCGCCGCGATGGACATCGAGGGCATCGACGTCGCGATCCTCTACGGCACGCGCGGGCGCCAGGTGCTCATGCACGACGACCTCGAGCCCCGGGTGGCGACGGCGCTCGCGCGCGCCCACAACGACTGGACCCGCGACTTCTGCGCGCACGATCCGGCCCGCCTGAGGTTCGCGGCCCAGGTCGCGTTCCACGACGTCCCCGGCGCCGTCGCCGAGGCGCGGCGGGCCGTGCGGGAGCTGGGCGCGGTCGCGGTGATCGGCAACCCGAATCCGATCCGTGGCCGCCACGTCCACGACCCGGAGTTCGAGCCGCTCTGGGACGCGCTCGAGGAGCTCGGCGTCCCGGTGGGCTTCCATCCGACGGGACAGTCATCGCTCCATGACGACATCGCGCGCCGCTACCTCGACCACCCGAACGGGCGCGTCATCGGCATCGCGGGCCGCAACCCGATGGAGCTGATGCTCGCGTTCGCGAGCCTCGCGGCGGGCGGCGTGCTCGAGCGCCACCCGCGGCTCCGCTGCGCCTTCCTCGAGGGCACGTGCGGATGGCTCCCGTGGTGGCTCTGGCGGCTCGACGAGGCGTGGGAGAAGTTCGGGCCCGGCTCGGAGGTGCGGATCTCCCAGCTCCCGAGTCAGTACTTCTTCCGCCAGTGCTACGTGGCCACAGACGCCGACGAGAAGGTGCTGCGACAGGTCGTCGAGGCGGTCGGCGACGACAACATCGTCGTCTCCACCGACTACCCGCACTCCGACGGGCTCTTCCCGCACGCGATCGAGGAGTTCGTCGGGCTCGAGGGCGTGAGCGAGAAGACGAAGGCCAAGATCCTCTGGGACAATTGCGCGCGGCTCTACAACCTGACCGGCCTCAAATGA